The genomic DNA agaggaaggaggagatgtgagagaaaagcactgcagacaccaaggtcatatcccataggacccaagcaggtccctcagcaggccaaagcttgctctcctgaaatcctgctcttggccttgttatcatctcctaggagcctcagcttcactttcccatccctggctgttccatcctgaccaactctttgtggtttgtaagtgtgaagtcccacagggcacctcaccccactgactcctcagtcacccgtgtcacgaagatgttgtcaatgagctccagcccctcctggatggctggttccttgcagatattgggatatcttaggtcagccatgaggacaccgccctggaaacatgaggtttctttcatttgtctgaaggaggcctcatctaattcctctgcctgatcagtgagtctgtagctgatgtccagtgaccacaacattgcccatgttgttctgccctctcttggtgactcctcaaccttcacctgacattgtctgtccccaggcacagctccacacattcctgctgcttttccacatgaagaaaaactacccccttgaatccagacctctggtattataagtaccagacccccaatagcccacactttctccaggagatggtgtttgtagtgccctgcagctccttatcctgttgtcttgggagagacaccctaatcaggttaaaccatgtgcatgaaaacatcaatagctgagtaaatggagcttcagtccagggagagcagcaactttgagaaaatctggtgttcacccaggttcgggtttgataaaagaaagtgaccagttctatccaggggcaggagaacaaacccatacatcaggacatggcaggacctgacacgctgaacagtgaccctgaggagaagggcctaggcactccaaggtccccacaccagcccgtggtgcacgctcaccatgaacaaggcagctgcacacggggctgcatgaggaggagggtggacacacagacacctggagttctcatcccattcggttcagcactggtgtgaccccacacacacgggggtgtgccagtgtgcggcttcccagtttggagaagcagggaggaactggagagtgcagggctctgccaaggcaggttcagcaccttgtgcacatggtgtgggatgctgagggacctgggctgctttggcccagcagcactggggaggctgcagcagtgcaggagtagcctgagagtacttgaagggtggtttcagaggtggtggaggtttcttcatagtgggaaagagcatgagaaagaaataatggcccaaattgCAGccggggaggtccaggctggacatgagcagcaaggaatgtgactggaagggcagtgctgtggtggagcaggtcagcagagggagtctgcatcagcccaaggctttgtgcttcaaggaacatctggggaggatgcagagatctcagcaaaggaaggaagatgctcagacaagagcaaggtggggcagcaggggggatgtctgcagcctgcagggaaagaggtgcaggggatgccacagcacaggacaggctgtggtggagatgagcaagggatgtaaagaggcggaaagcccccaacagacatcagctctttctccccttggctatgattgttgtctgcacctctgatgcctgtgaggagacaccttgtccttccagcacaggggcctcatggcctccttgtccccagccaggagcctgggaggtgtgggaccatagtcctgcccttggccttgcacagccccacatcacactgtccaggaagggccctgggcaatgtgggagggacaggatctgccttcccagggctgggggtcaggacttggccctttggttaatgaaacgcattcaggtttactcagcatcagagccacctttcacttgcttaccctttgttctgcttcaagttttctgtcccagctgccctggggatggtttctcagttgtgttcctcagtgggattcattaacattacaagaaactttgaagtttagatctgagtttgacttcctcaacttgtcctcagggtctgacattcatggactctgcaccaaagctgggctcctgggacagagggagctcctggcaagcggcagcgctgcagagagacagctctgcccaggagcagctcctctgcacagcgcagcagggctgagggctctgcctggggatctcagggagacgagcaaggcagagagagattaaaggtggtcaggattgggaggatgactgagagctcactggaggagaaacctttgcagcccttgccatggtaagtctctgggtgcagggcaatgcagctgtaggtcctggaggcatctcctcaaactggcacaggcacagctggtgggatctgtaaggacggggatctttttcagcaacttcaaaaatctgagaagcaagttgtgcacccaggggtgcccagggttgtcctgcagagcagggtccctgcaccccagggctgtgccgggacagggactctgccgcctgccagggtcagcgctcagcctgcccggggagatcccatggcagcagctgtgggtggaaggagcgacccccggcagggcaggcagggagcttgtggggttggagggtgctgtgtgggtcagggctgctcagagctccagatcaaccccacagacatggcagtgccaggaggtgtgagtagaaccgagctgagcacacagcgggtgggacggggtctgtggcactgacagggagcagacccagggacagagacacagatgCAGGAGCACAGATATGGacagggacatggagagggaccagaaatgctggggaggggattcaggaacccccgtgccatctcctgcagtgcaaacgattcccagtgcaacccctggtctcctctcctccccagcggagcctctgccccaaagccatggggtccaggtcacgagtctccacctcagcagctggacctccacgtgaagggttcctggaacgtggtacacaaaaaaggtgctaaaagtacttgctctacagtgtaattatgtaagtggcagcagcacaaccaggtaaggagaaggttccacagcatgcccgtctgcctttctgtccttgctttatttctcagaagcactgcagtgtccttccctgtttctccacctgtccatgctgctcttgttctctggggttggggtgggagtgtggttcagtttttggTCTGACACCTACACAGGGGCATttcccccagagctgtgttcatggaaactagatttctaaactacattttaaactgtgatgaactgttttcctcacttggtagaaagagagaatgaacggaaacgtccctccatcagggagggggttttccatgagaaacagcctgttcattttcctcagagaagtctcccctaacttatcgctgtcctttcctccttgcacaggtcctcatgcccacaggcagcaaatgtccaacagcagctccatcacccagttcctcctcctgccgttcacagacacacgggagctgcagctcttgcacttctggctcttcctgggcatctacctggctgccctcctgggcaacggcctcatcatcaccaccataacctgtgatcagcacctccacacccccatgtacttcttcctgctcaacctcgccctccttgacctgggcggcATCTCcgtcactgtccccaagtccatggccaactctctgtgggataccaaggtcatttcctatgcagggtgtgctgcacaggtcttctttttttgtttcttgtttgctgcagagtattctctgctcaccgtcatgtcctacgaccgctacgttgccatctgcaaacccctgcgctacgggaccctcctgggcagcagagcttgtgtccacatggcagcagctgcctgggccactgggtttctctatgctctgctgcacacggccaatacattttcactgccactgtgcaagggcaatgccctgggccagttcttctgtgaaatcccccagatcctcaagttctcctgctcgggcacttacctcagggaacttgggcttcttgtggtcagcgtctgcttagtttttatgtgttttgtgttcattgtgctgtcctatgtgcagatcttcaggatcgtgctgaggatcccctctgagcagggacggcacaaagccttttccacctgcctccctcacctggccgtggtctccctgtttgtcagcactggtgtgtttgcccacctgaagccccgctccatctcctccccatccctggacctggtggtgtctgttctgtactcggtggtgcctccagtagtgaaccccctcatctacagcatgaggaaccaggagctcaaggatgccttgtGCAAACTCATATCCTTGTGTGTTCTCAAGCTATAAACTGCCCATTTGGTTCTCCATAggcttttaatgtagctaattacaggtccagcctgtcatctggattttttgttgtcattagttgttttcttattgtgataatgttgtcatcccctttctaattcactgttggcttttcttttataactgttggctgtgtaaatgaggagccgggctctccttatctctaaacaaaataaagggctctttagtgacttgtttttcactatatccttcctgcaagccctttttagaactgcagcgatgtttcctgtgttcatggaaggaggggaaaagcgtccaatatggcagcactgccagggagctctagcgcttgttcttccagagctgttctggtttgaCTCCCACACTCtcgttctcatcccttgtgttggtgcaaggcctgagtgctctggcagcttggtccccgtcctgctgtgtgtcagtgctgtgagcgcaggcagggacaggcaatgggaactgctgtgacagagctggactcataACAACCTTTCTagagagaaaggtgatctccccagtgcagtacatgatggtttatatcttgcaggatatgtctaaaaaaatgtcccacagactcaaaccccagggcacagctgaacagtgtgtgtgtgcagggctggcacacagcagtgtcctctcacagccaggcctcctgccagagacctgcaggaccagcagagcaggggctgggctgtgcccctgtgcactggacacccctttggaaggagcttcaggtcaatcaccatcgactggcccctcaaaaccatcatttccagcactggcctctcacccacagaggttgttcttccttccatggatggacactcaatgagtaggtcagcagtccatgtgcagatgagatgtgtgcaactttgtgcagatgagatgtgagcacgcacatcatgtacgtgaggtgagatgaacgcaagcgagcacaaacaccatcaactgttcCTTGGGCTTCCATGAAGGCCAGtgccacagacaaggtcttgaggtcacttcatattgggaggaacaccccataggaaatcacctgaatgcagcactgggttgtgcttcctttaaatgaggtccctgtgtccattcctcatgacgtgggacatctcagctcagtgcagagcagggtgacacatcacagggctgagatgtctccagtcctttgtgagtggcaacgggaggccagagggacactgtgactcctgcctcagtgtgtaaaagggacagactctgtctctgaacatccctgggtgcacaaggagtccaagaggccagctcagatgtggacacctgacagaccctgacatttctgtgtgtgactccagcaacaaaccccactggctcagtgagattgatctcagctgccttggacaggctcattgcaagtgctccagtctgctctgtcacccttgcccatgactccggattatgctctcaaaagtgccatagaaaccagaatggttctggggtccttcgaAAAtgcatctcaaacccatcttcaagaagagcacaaacaagaactgggataactacaggctggccagccttcatcccatcctgggaaggggatgggacgctcctcctgcagccatttccaggaatgtgaaggacaaggaagggactgctgaacccaaatggacaggggaaagaaaggcatgttgtggacagggtgtttgcaaggctcagccatggtctccttctggccagagtggtgctgatggggctcaagaagtggatgctgggtgggaagatggctgaaccgtcaagcccaaatatcatcagtggtacaaagtcctccgtgcagccagttactggtgtgatctctcagtgaccagtacGGAGGCcagcactgttgaacatctttattctccctttctaagatataacagagagccctctaagtgccttgaggatgatgcaaacctgggtggaggccttgagcaggagagtgagacaagatgagtgagacaagggctctctgtaaacctgagttattctgtgatttgacagaatttttgccttggagaggtttctggagagagaataggtggaagtatagtaaaaaaaaaaaaataaggaagggtagaagaggagatacagaaggtgttaccggaagcacaggagttccagtgaggagtgcttttcacccacagtgttagtaggaaatatatttgacaaatttgaacaaggtgaggaagcgagatgggtgtctgcagcctgtggtaaagaggggcaggtgtaggactgtgtaggacATGCTTCAGTCTTAGTCAGGTCCTGGGccataaggagggggatggatgggtgtggtattatgaggtcagttgtgtctcagacactcataatccagtcagaatcctgtggctgtgaaggggcagtgaggtcagttctgtctctggaggtgacagcccagcagcagggacatggttgggaaagagcgtctgcctaagtgcccacaggccctacccaggaagaggccttggagatgggttgtcatgtccatcccgcctgagaacatgacgggacagcagcagggacatgtgcaacttggaaggtgaggactggatatgaggaggaagaaatgtcagtggaagggcagtgctgtggtgcaagaggtcaacCAGAGGGAGctagatcagcccatggtttgtgttccaagagcagccagtgagggtgcagacacagcagtgaaggtgcagaaatgctggggtgagagcaggtggggaagcgagatgggtgtctgcagcctgcagagaaagaggggcaggggtaggactgtgtagaacagcctgtggtggagatggcaaagggtgctggcaaggctggaagggacccacagaacccaggtctctgtccccttggccatggcagttgtctctgccactgaggcccaggagaagccatgttgtcctcatggcactggggcctcgttgcctccttgcagccccttggggaagctggaagttgttgtaccagtgttgtccttccctgggccttgcacacccacatcccatggtcccaggaagagccctgagccatgtgtgagggacaggatcccccttcccattgcctggaggtcatggcttctcctctccacttctgaaagaaaaccaaagggattccgaccatcagagctgaagaaaaggctaaaaggagacctcatggtggctacagcttcctcacaaggggagaaagagggaaaggtaCTGATGtctcctctctggtgaccaatgacagaacccaagggaatggaagaaagatgtgccaggaggttcagAGGTGCTGGacgctgaacaggctcccagggaggtgtcacagccccaatctgacagtgttcaagaggagactggacaacgtcctcggacacacggtgtgacctgtgggctgtcctgtgcagggacaggagctggactccatgatcctcgtgcgcccctctcaacccaaaagattttatgattctatgaaatacaaggtcaaaagtccatgttttcgttgtacagatgagttgcaaacacacacatcatgtgcatgtccactatgtgcatgtggtgagatgaacccaagggagcacaaatgctatcagctgttccttggagtgccataaaggtcagtgggacagagatggtgttcaggagtctcttccaacctgtggtattgtaggattccatgaatcttttccttggagagctgtttcatgtcagaatagacagaggaagaagaaataaaaaaaatcagagtcagaagcagagatgtaaagtgtcccagagtaaatacagtagctcctctgaggaacgtttctccactcaaacccttgataggaaattcaTTGGATAAatgtgatgaaagcagctcagtttgatctgctcacacactggaccacaagcagggtgatggctgggtaggatgccatgtggtcacttgtgtctcaggaactcatagtccagtaggaagccaatggctgtggaagggactctgaggtcacttctgcctctgcaggggataggccaacagcaggaacatggctgggaaaggactgtgaggtcacacacaccagacgagcaatcgggcccaatcagcatggctttgtgaaaggcaggtcctgcttgacctccctgatctccttctatgacaaggtgaccggctgagcagatgagggaaagtctgttgtggggagtgaatccgccacacaggctgttggtgttgtgtccttagactgcagtaaagcctttgacgccGTATCCCACAGCGTCTCATGACTGGATGGGTGTTCTCTGCCGTGGAtacagaactggctggagggccgggcccaaagagctgtggtgaacggagccaaatccagttggtggccggtaatgagtggtgtccccagggctcactgtcagggccagttctgttatat from Patagioenas fasciata isolate bPatFas1 chromosome 10, bPatFas1.hap1, whole genome shotgun sequence includes the following:
- the LOC139828725 gene encoding olfactory receptor 14L1-like; protein product: MLTIMSYDRYVAICKPLHYGTLLGSRACVHMAAAAWATGFLTALLHTANTFSLPLCKGNALDKFFCEIPQILNLSCSHSYVKGLALLLISACLFFVCFVFIVLSYVQIFRAVLRIPSEQGWHKAFSTCLPHLAVISLFLSTSFYVYLKPRSFSSPSLDLVLAVLYSVVPPAVNPLIYSMRNKELQGSMWKKIKYSLLTVMSYDRYVAICKPLRYGTLLGSRACVHMAAAAWATGFLYALLHTANTFSLPLCKGNALGQFFCEIPQILKFSCSGTYLRELGLLVVSVCLVFMCFVFIVLSYVQIFRIVLRIPSEQGRHKAFSTCLPHLAVVSLFVSTGVFAHLKPRSISSPSLDLVVSVLYSVVPPVVNPLIYSMRNQELKDALCKLISLCVLKL